GAAGTAGCAGCCTTTCGAATTACCACTGAAGCGATTGTGAATGTTGTTCGTCACTCGATGGCAAAAAACTGTAAGATAAGTATTTCCTTCATCGAACATAATGAACGAGGGTTACAGATTATGATTGAAGACAATGGTATCGGGATGTCTTCAATTAAAAAAAATGGAAATAAAGGTGGCATCGGAATTGAATCGATGAAAGAGCGAACAAACGAGTTAGGAGGAAAATTTCTAATTGATAGTGTTAGAACAAATGGTACAACAATAACTGTGTTTTTACCTGTAAATACATTATTAGTGGGGGAGAAAAATGAAAAAGCTCAGGGTGTTTATAGCGGATGATCATCCATTATTTCGTCATGGTGTAAAAACACTTTTTTTGACTACACCTGACTTAGAAGTTGTAGGGGAGGCAACATCTGGAGAGGATGCCATTAGTTTAGCTCAAAGTTTGCATCCGGATGTCATTTTGATGGACCTAAGGATGCCCGGTTGTAACGGCATTGAGGCCACACGTGAGATTGTGAAAACGAATCCGCAAACGCAAATTATTATTTTGACCATGTTTGAGGACGATCATTCAGTCTTTGCTGCTATGCGGGCTGGTGCAAAAGGTTATGTCTTGAAAGATGCAGAAAAGGACGATCTTCTAAATGCGATAAGAGCCGTAGGCAATGGAGGTGCTATCTTTAGCCCAGGCATTGCTTCAAAGATGATTGAATATTTTTCCATAGCAAAGCCGGCAGCCCCACGAGAGGCGTTTCCTGACCTTACCGATCGAGAACGGGAAGTGCTTTATTTCATGGCGGATGGAGCATCTAATTCAGCTATAGCCCAAAAGCTCCAGATTAGCAGAAAAACCGTATCGAATTATGTGACAAACATCCTTAACAAACTGCAAGTTGCAGATCGGGAAGAAGTTATTCATCTGGTAAGAGAATCCAGATTGAGAGATGAAGAAATGCCTGAATAATAGAAATGAAGGCCGATATATTTTAGAAATTACATTAATATAATTTAAAGAACGGTTCTACTGCTTCCAAGCAAACTTAGAACCCCTTAAGAACAAAAAAAGGGCATCTAAATTGTTTACGATTTAATGTCCCTTTTCTAATGTTTTTTATTTTGTATTCGAAAACGGAACCCGTTATTTGAGTTAGGGCTTTATGAAAAAAACATTTCTTTAAGCTTTGTTACACGAAAGCTGATACTGGTCCACTTATATTAGATCATTACTTCAACGTACAAGAACATTTAATATTATATATTTCTCCTGAATCAACTATAGCTAAGTTTTCTAAAAAGTTTTATAAACTTTCATAGACCCTATTGAAAAAAAGAGCAACTCTATTAAAAATCAATCAAAATAGACAGGTTCTTGTGGATTATATAAATGCTTAAATGCCATTTCAATTTGTGATTTTGTATTTCTAGCTATTGATAATGGTGGCAGTTCATTTTCAGCAAAAAACTCAACCTCACTCGTTTCGATTCCTTTTTTTGCTTGTCCGCCAATAATTTCACATTGGATAAACATTTTATAAACGTGATATGGTGAAGGCGGATGAGGGTGACACTTCTTATCAAGTACAGCTAACAATTTCGTTGCTTTCACGTCAAATCCTGATTCTTCTTTCACTTCTTTCACAGCGACCTCACTTGGGGTTAATCCAATGTCCCCCCAACCGCCTGGTAATGACCAATTTCCATCAGTATTTTCTTTAACCATTAATATTTTTTTATCCTTAAAGATAACGGCTCTAATATCAACTTTAGGAGTTGCATATCCAGTTTCGCTTGCAAATAGTTCTTTTATGACAGTCTTGTCCAATTTTGTCTGTTGCGACAATATTTCTACACTTATATTTCTGATCAATTCAAAGCGTTCCAAATCATAAACATCTTTCGAATAAGCTAATCCTGCTTGTGCAATGGATTGAAGCTGCTTCGCCCATTCTAGCCATTTAGGTTCCATTTATCATCACCACCAACTTGATTATACCTAATATTACCATATTTCTTTTACTCCCAAAACAGACAGTTAACCTATCTTTAATAGAAAAAAAGCGATCTTCTTTATAGAAAAATCGCGGCAGGAAAGATTAATCAACTCCCTATGAGAAGCGAACCTTTTCAAAATGTTCAACTGTTGGAAATGGGTCATAGAAATGATGTAAAAGCTTTTTCCAATCTTGATACTCATTTGATTGTCTAAATCCAACTGTATGGTCTTCTAGTGTTTCCCAGTTTATCAAAAGCAAATATTTCCCCTTAACTTCCAAACAACGGTGTAATTCGTGGGATATGTATCCTTTCGTTGAAGAAATAATGACTAACGCCTGACGAAATGCATCCTCATATTCCTCTTCCATACCTTGCTTTACCTGAAGCATAACCGCTTCCAAAATCATGGAATGTCCCCCTTAAAAAAATCCATCTAATTCACAATAAAAGGCGATCCTGATCATTATCATATGGTGCTGTACACCGGGGCCCCTGTTGCCTACATGTATGACCTGCAGTTTGATGGACATACATATTTTTGGCATCCATCTGAGCCATCTATTTTATCCGATGACATTCAAACTTTTTTTTTTGATAATTGATCGATTGTTAATAAACAGTAATTTTTCTCACAGCAAAATCATTTTCGATTACCTATAGTTATTATTGGAGGTGGATGCTGTGAAAGTAAATTACCCAATTAAAGGTAGTGTAGATGTAAAGGAAATTAAAGAAACCCTCAAGCCGTTTGGAGGACGTTGTGCAAAAATTGTAGAAGGAACATTGGAATATCAAATAAAAGAAGAAAATCAAAATGACGCCTATGTTTGTTTAAAAGACAAAGGATACATCAATTAAAGATGGATCATTATTAGCATTAAACAATAAGATGACTTTTGAATTGACGTGTGAAAAGGTTGACACACGTCATTTTTTCGTTAAAAAAGCACAAAAACGACTAAAGTTCGATTTTCTAGTCGTTTTTGTGGTTATTTCATTTATTTTCGTTCTATTTTTTCTCCATAACAGCAAAGTAATTCTGTTCATTATCTGCAAAATTAAATACTCTGCCGCCAGGCATATTTACCATTTCTCCGACTGTGATATTTTTATCCGTTAATTCTTTATATAATTGCTCTAGATTTTCTGAAAAGAACATTAACGATGGGGTGCCCAAATGCATTTCAGGCTGCATCTTAGCAATTAATTCTTTATTGTGGAGAACAATACTCGTTTCTGCATCTTTAGATGGCGCAAGTTCAATCCATCTCATTCCTTGGCCGTTATCCTGTTCAGACTTAACGATAAACCCTAATTTCTCTGTCCAAAATTTCGCAGTCTCATCTTGATTGTTAACGTATAACATAATTTGTCCGACTTGATTTATCATTCGCTTCTCTCCATTTCTAATAGATAATCACTTTTGTTTTTTGAACATTCATTATTCTTTATCATTCTACTTTTGATTATAAGTGGCTAAACAACTAAATGTCTATTGAATGGTTAATGATTAACATATTTTTTACAAAGAGAACAAATAGCGGATTCATTTCTTCCGCTATTTTTCTTAGTAAGAATTTATTACGCTCCTGGTGGGCGATTTTCGAAATCATAATCGACTGGTTTAGGTGCAACTCGAGAATGTTCTAAGGCTGGCGTGTCTGGCCGCGCGATTTGATAAACGGCTGCCCCGACGATTTCAGCTGTTTCTTGTAGTTTATTTTTATCAATTTTATCGATGGTATCAGCTGGTGTATGATACCATGGCTCTAGAGGTGAGTGAATGAAAAGGGCTGCCGGAATTCCTAGTTCATGGAATGGCTGATGGTCACTCCGTCCTAACTGGCCATACGGAACCACTTCACCTAATGCAGTTCTCAATCCTGCAGCGGAAGCAAGATCAGTGACAGTATTTTTCTTTCCATCAATTGTATACATGATTAATCCGTTTGCTTTGTTATCACCGCCGGCATCCTTACTTCCGATCATATCCATTTGGAAATGCCCTACGATTCGATCCGCTTCCTCCGAACTTAACGTACTGGCATAATGGTAGGACCCTAACAAACCTTTTTCCTCGGAGCCAAAAGTAACGAAACGAAGTTCCGTATCAATTGGCATATTAGACATTACTCTAGCAAGCTCTAGTACAGCAGATACTCCTGAAGCATCATCATTTGCACCAGGTCCACCAGGAACCGAATCGTGGTGTGCTCCAATCATAACAATCTGGCCAGTATCCTTATTTTTATGTGGTTTCATTTTGGCAATGACGTTGTAGGAGGTTTTTTCAAGAAAACCTGACCCGGATACTTTTATTTTAGCCGTGAACGATCCAGCTTTTAATTGCTCCACTAATTCCAAGCCTTGGACTCTCGTGATGGCAACTGCAGGAATATTTTGACCATAACTTGCTTGGCCAAATGCGTTAGATGAACCACTATTGTTATACATAATGACACCAACCGCACCTTTATTTAACACATTTTGGATTTTTTCAACGAAGGTGATATCCCCACGTTCAATCAGGGCAATCTTCCCTTTGACCGAATCCGGTACCGTACCGGAAATGGCTTTACCAACATGCATGACCTCTGCCGTTACTTCACCACTATAGGAGCCGGAAAAAACGTATGGGTTAAGATTTTGTCCGCCAATTTCTACTAATCCACTTACATTGTTTCGAATAACATCATAGATTTTAAAAGGCTGCAGCTCTGTCTCATACCCATACTTCTCAAACTGGCCTTTTATGTACTGTGCTCCTTTAAGCTCCCCATCAGTGCCTGCCGCACGTGGCTCCTTTGATAATGAATCAATTGTGTTATACATGTTGTCGGCGCTAATTTTCTTGATGATCTTGTTGTCGAAGGCGGATGCTGCGTTCGAGTTTGGCGCTCCCTCAGGTCCTTGTGCATATACTCCATTGACACTTAAGACTAGTCCTGCAGTTAATAATACTGACAACGCTTTTTTCTTGCTCATTTAAGCCCTCCTCTTTCTAAAAAAACGCAAACGCTTCCAGTAGATTATCATTGATATTAATAGATTAGTAAACTTTAATAGTTTTACAAAAAGCATGAATTATCTACGTTCACAATTACATTTTTCCTATTAAGAAAGTGGTAAAATGTAGAACCATGTTGATTAACCATGAACAAGCCAGAAATGATAGGCAATACTACCTAAATCATAGTAAGAAGATGAAAGGTCCCCTTCAACTTTACTAATTATGTATAAAGTCGGCAATTATAAGGACTAATCATTAAACAAAGGATCCCTTTAGGCGATGTTTAGACTTGATACGTAAACTTTGATCTTTAACAGGGGAATGACCATTCTCACCGAATACATATCTATAAAAAAGGAGGAATGCCGAATATGAAACAAAGACATGAAGTATTGTTTAAGCAACTAGAGTCCTATCGCAGCTATGTTTTAAGCGTTATGGAAAATGTTACAGAAGAGGAAGCAGAAATAATCCCTTTCGGATTTAAAAATAATATTCGTTGGAACCTAGGACATATGTACCTCGACCAATATTTATGGATTCAGGCAGTCACGAAAGAAAAGTGTGGCGTTCCTGAACAATTTAAATCTTGGTTTGGGTTTGGAACCACTCCGGCAAACTTCAATTCCGAGACACCATCATTAGAAGAGTTAAAGAATTTACTAAAAGAACAACCAGCGAAAATAAAAGATGTATATGGTGAAAGGCTTGAGGAAGAATTCCCACCTACTGAAATGGGGATGCACACCATCGAACAAGTATTAATCCGAACTATTTTTCATGAGGGCATGCATTTACAAGCGATTCTTGATTTAAAAAAATGCATACAACCTTCTTTTTAGCCTAATTTTTTTATAAAAGGACAAAGACTGAACGTGTGTTTTTGTCCTTTTATAAAATGCTCCTCTGTTTATTTCCATAATCGTTTATAGGTTACTAGCTTATTTTCATTTTTTAAAAGAAACACATCGGGATTACTAAGATTTTGCCAATCTTCAAATCCGAAATTTTTATGATAATACATTATAAGTAAGGATATTA
The DNA window shown above is from Neobacillus sp. WH10 and carries:
- a CDS encoding VOC family protein, which produces MINQVGQIMLYVNNQDETAKFWTEKLGFIVKSEQDNGQGMRWIELAPSKDAETSIVLHNKELIAKMQPEMHLGTPSLMFFSENLEQLYKELTDKNITVGEMVNMPGGRVFNFADNEQNYFAVMEKK
- a CDS encoding M28 family peptidase, with product MSKKKALSVLLTAGLVLSVNGVYAQGPEGAPNSNAASAFDNKIIKKISADNMYNTIDSLSKEPRAAGTDGELKGAQYIKGQFEKYGYETELQPFKIYDVIRNNVSGLVEIGGQNLNPYVFSGSYSGEVTAEVMHVGKAISGTVPDSVKGKIALIERGDITFVEKIQNVLNKGAVGVIMYNNSGSSNAFGQASYGQNIPAVAITRVQGLELVEQLKAGSFTAKIKVSGSGFLEKTSYNVIAKMKPHKNKDTGQIVMIGAHHDSVPGGPGANDDASGVSAVLELARVMSNMPIDTELRFVTFGSEEKGLLGSYHYASTLSSEEADRIVGHFQMDMIGSKDAGGDNKANGLIMYTIDGKKNTVTDLASAAGLRTALGEVVPYGQLGRSDHQPFHELGIPAALFIHSPLEPWYHTPADTIDKIDKNKLQETAEIVGAAVYQIARPDTPALEHSRVAPKPVDYDFENRPPGA
- a CDS encoding antibiotic biosynthesis monooxygenase; this encodes MILEAVMLQVKQGMEEEYEDAFRQALVIISSTKGYISHELHRCLEVKGKYLLLINWETLEDHTVGFRQSNEYQDWKKLLHHFYDPFPTVEHFEKVRFS
- a CDS encoding response regulator transcription factor; this encodes MKKLRVFIADDHPLFRHGVKTLFLTTPDLEVVGEATSGEDAISLAQSLHPDVILMDLRMPGCNGIEATREIVKTNPQTQIIILTMFEDDHSVFAAMRAGAKGYVLKDAEKDDLLNAIRAVGNGGAIFSPGIASKMIEYFSIAKPAAPREAFPDLTDREREVLYFMADGASNSAIAQKLQISRKTVSNYVTNILNKLQVADREEVIHLVRESRLRDEEMPE
- a CDS encoding NUDIX hydrolase; translated protein: MEPKWLEWAKQLQSIAQAGLAYSKDVYDLERFELIRNISVEILSQQTKLDKTVIKELFASETGYATPKVDIRAVIFKDKKILMVKENTDGNWSLPGGWGDIGLTPSEVAVKEVKEESGFDVKATKLLAVLDKKCHPHPPSPYHVYKMFIQCEIIGGQAKKGIETSEVEFFAENELPPLSIARNTKSQIEMAFKHLYNPQEPVYFD
- a CDS encoding DinB family protein, encoding MKQRHEVLFKQLESYRSYVLSVMENVTEEEAEIIPFGFKNNIRWNLGHMYLDQYLWIQAVTKEKCGVPEQFKSWFGFGTTPANFNSETPSLEELKNLLKEQPAKIKDVYGERLEEEFPPTEMGMHTIEQVLIRTIFHEGMHLQAILDLKKCIQPSF